The Dendropsophus ebraccatus isolate aDenEbr1 chromosome 2, aDenEbr1.pat, whole genome shotgun sequence DNA segment aagggactttattacaacgaaaatgtgttttattaattaaatatattaaccatgagaggcagcggcatcggcatactgcagaggatcgcaaaccccggtaatagcaattcctgtaaactgtttccctgctttcccagatgcatccagaggtgtttgcatcactttcttaagattttatttgttatttttagttgaaccagatttccaagtaaatgaccgtatgttttcagccgcatgtctattttttcccacggccgtagtttcagccacacatttccagccgcataaaaaatacagccgcacagttacatagtgtgaacatagcccaaagttgtataactttgtaatgtttgttattttgtgaataattgtttagctccgcactacccctttaaacagccaatctatagtagctacaataatgGGACGGACTACAaagtagcaatttttttcaacagatgttagCGTcgaaaattggaaaatgacaattttaGATTTGGCTTTTTAATTTCCGATGTGAACATCAGTAATTTCTACTGAACAGTGACCCGGACTGATAAACCTGTTtttttgacaggtacacttcaactgttaTTAATAATGAATATGAATGTAACTtaatttcatttatttcttttgacagatttatatgacagattctggaagccaaagccatgaatggatttgaaaagaggagaaatctcaatctttcctttatgatgtgttctctgttttatagtctttttctggctttgacttaaaaaatctgtcagataaatctctctgtgtaaacgcaccataatggtgggtttacacggaacgataattcgcccaatcgaacgattaacgattttgaagcaacgattttatttttataacgatcagtatttagacggagaaaaatcgttagacgattcgtaagaaaaatcgttattgtgatcgtttttaagatcgtttaagccaaTCTtctacatagggtgaatcttggaaagactgtttacatgaagcgatctgcgaatatttagcgaacgaccaacgacgatttgagaacatgttgaaagatcaaaatgaacaatttttcgctcatcgcctcatcgtttactgtgtttacacagaacgattatcgctcaaatggggtcattatagcgaaaattcgaacgataatcgttccgtgtaaacccagcataacttaCTAATTGAAAAACACCTTATTACACCAGCTGTAATATGAGAGAGATCACACCATCCGTGGATATGAGACACTCCAGAGTGTGCTCCAGCAGCTGTCTATACAGCTTGCTTAGCATGGTTATGCCATGATGACACCCTCCATATCGAAAATAATAGCAGCTGCAGTCTGCTAACACATGGCTGGTATATAGGTAAGGATAAAATACAGGAACGCTGTCCCTCAATTAGTTTCACTCCACCAGGAGCATTATCAGGGAAACAGGTAGAAGCTGAGCCCCGACTGTCAATGTGTAAACTAAAGTAGTAGTCGTTCAGAGAACAATTCCGGTTTCATATGATCTATCTGGGAACGTCTGTGTTTATTTCAGTGTTTCTTGATGTTTCCTCCTAAGAGTCATGTTACCTAGAGATTATCCCTCATCTTTTGGTTAATTCCAGGCTGAGCAAATCCCTGTAGGATCTTGTTACAGTCATTGCTGCATGTGATACCTTGACATTCCACACATGCCATCCTACCGTAACTGCATATTCTCTGGGTATTTTTAATGTACTTAATGTGTTTAATTTTTCTGACAAAATTTGATAATACTTAAATAGTAAGTTTGAGGGCAAAAAACACCTTATGTTTACCCCTTGCATGGATCTTTGGACCCCCCAAATGGTGTTTTACACAGTGATTTATATGactgatttttttaagccaaagccaggaatggattggaaaagaggagaaataccagtctttcctatatgacctgttctctgtttatagtctgttcctggctttggcttcagagatttgtaaaataaatctctgtgtaaacgcaccataaaatctTCAGCCACCTGGGAGTCTTTATTTGCAAGAGCTACCACTGTTCTGCCCTTGGAGAGAAGAGTTTTCTGTAAGCATACAAACAAGACACTTTGCAGCGTTGACTGAGAGAAGGTCTAATGCTAAACTTTTCCCCATAACTACAATTTTCTCATAAAAGTACATTGTAAAGTATATGTTTTATGTTGAGAATATATAAAGATTATTATGTAacctgaaagaatttttttaaattacatattGCGCACTATTTTAAACTTTAAACGTTTATGATGTCCCTGGTGTTCTCCTGTTAGTGGTGTAGACTGCCAACACTTGCACATTGTTGTAGACAACCAGCGTGATAGACTGTCTTTGTAGAGGCTTTCTGGCTAATAAACAAGTTATTCCACACAAGTTACTATGCCCATTTAGGACAGTCCCTGGTATTACCATCTTACAAAGTAGTAGCTAATCTATTGATATTCCACCACTATATGGTAATTGTGGAAGGGGTAACCTCCAGGCCCTCCCATTCCCTGAGAATCTGGGTTGCAGACAGGAAGACTACCGTGCAGAGTAAAAATAGGAGGGGGACACCGAGCCACTTTATCTCCTTCATTCTCTGACCTCTGGAACCCTTACAGATTGTGAGAATGAAGGGGATGCCATCACTTTTTTAAAAATAGGAATGCCgctttattattaaatattatgtTGTATTAactacatttttattttctgtcaggTTCGAAGAATGTTGCCATGTAATTTCCACAAAGTCTCTGTCATTCGGTCTACTTTCTGAAGGAGCTATTCTAAAGCTGGATTTTTCACCTGGGTCTTTTAAAGAACTTATGATCAACCATGAAGTCTGAAATACTTTGGATCAATGTTTTTAAGCAGTGTTGTACATCGCACTGCTGATTCAGCTGCTAGGAacaattgattatttttttttttttttgtactttaagAGCCAACACCTCTGAAGTAttgatctattttttttctttgtatttttaaCTACATACAGTCATCAGTTTGATTTTGGAGCTTTGTAACTATTAATGGAACGCAGTCATGTCCACCCAGGACGAAAGGCAGATCAATACTGAATATGCAGTCTCCTTACTGGAACAGCTGAAATTGTTCTATGAACAGCAGCTACTAACTGACATAGTGTTAATTGTGGAGGGCACTGAGTTTCCATGTCACAAAATGGTTCTTGCTACATGTAGCTCCTATTTCAGGTATGTACATTTTTTTTGATTTGTTGTACAGTTGTGAAAAATTAAGCCATTCATGTTCTTATTTATCTTGCTATCCTTCTGTTTAAGTAAAACTtagtacatttttattatttgtattgtaTTTCAAAAcagtacatttttattatttgtattgtaTTTCAAAACAGAAGTACCAGTTTAACCTTTCACAATACTAATAGCAATAATAATGAATAGGGGCAGACCCTGGTGTCTTGGTATGACTTGAGGGCAGCTAGCTATACAACAGACAGGAAGGTTCTTGGTTTTAGGCttaagcagtgcttctcaaactatgaggcaggcctcaccagtgaggcgccccctagttgttggtgaggcttagctggggagccagttttcacaaaagtaactatgatctgcacagtcctttaaaatctccattttagcaacatttattaatttatttcatacttgctttattagtatatagagcttgggagatgggtgaaaggtagacctagcattattttcagcttttaaatggaccttcaccacagatggtgaagccccagcatcctcttggtcactcTGGTCAGGCCCAGGCaatgccttggtctgttgggtgaggctccagtagaaatagtttgagaagcattgGGCTAAAGTTTAAATGTAGAAACAGAATTTTTGttgttgctatctatctatctatatctatctatctacacatatCTTTCATTGGATACTTTTTCAGCATTTTTCCTCTATTGCTTGTAGTCTTTGCCACTTTGCCATTTTAGCCTCACCAATAACTTTTGCAGTCCTCGATGCCCCAATGCAGGAATATCAAAAAGAGGACAGAAGAATATAGGGTATGAAGAATCAGTGCCCTCCAAAATAAAACCACTTCATTGTACCGGCTAGTATGAATAAAaacaaattcacaaaaaaaacacactacgATATAGACCGTGCCTCAATGCTACAGAAGTATTAAATACAAAGACACCCTGGGAATAGACTTTACTACCTCCTATGCCAAGTCCCCACGTAGCAATGAGAAGATGTTACTATGTAAGAGAGCTATGTAGAGGCAAGGATTAATATGACTAAATATGTAAAGAAAATCTACAGTATGCTTATTGAAAAGTACACTTGTGGTTAGGACAACATGAAGTTGCCTGTTAGATGCAGTAGAACAACCCTAATGTTTTGTAATTCTGATGAATTTCCTGTGACAGTATGGAAACATTAGGGTTGCTGTTATCACAAATTTAACTTGACTTGCATGTCACATAAATGGGTACTCTAATGTTCTAAAAATTTTTATCTAAAAAATTATACTTATCTGCCCCAGTAAACCACTACTCCTGCAGCGGCTTCTTTCAGTTTCTTTCTGAAGTGTGAACTGCTACCAGATCCCCCTCGTCTCAGGTGGTGCTCAACATAGACACATGAGTTCTCATCAGAATAGTCTGAACacagaaaaatattttatttggaCATCTTCTGTGTGTAGTATGTAAAGGACAAATTCTTTGTTATATCAAGTCGATTTATCAGTTTTGTTCTTTCCTTTTGCAGGGCAATGTTTATGAGTGGACTGAGTGAAAGTAAGCAAACCCATGTACACTTAAGAAACGTGGATGCGGCTTCTTTGCAGATTATTATAACATATGCATACACGGGTAATTTGGCAATAAATGAAAGCACTGTAGAGCAGCTATATGAGACTGCATGCTTCTTACAGGTAAACCTCACTTTTGACTCTTCTAATTTAAATGTTATGCATAAATAACTAACTTATTATattgttaaggccatgttcacatggagtattaacattggccgttgtttgacatggttACCTGGCCTGACATGgttactttattttaattggaatgccgGCACATTGTAGACCACAGTGTAATGTACTTTAtgctgtgagcacaggctattttATGTGGcctctgttcactgaatagcaatcgttcaaaatagacctgtcaataatTTTGTCCGGCTGCAGAGAATatacggccgtagtgtatacagggtcTATAATGTAGGTGTATAGAGatgtagtttgtgtgtgtgtgtatatatactgtaatatatgggaccccagtgtcctccatagacgtatacaggctcagtggtggagggggggggggggggggtggcatggtcacatgttcctccatgtctgccagcttatggacagaatcaccacagagcaggacaaagAACAGTGTATACTtattaatactatacactgaacaattctactataaagtggccaacccctttaatatgtgaaAGAAAAACTGAAATTTATCAACTTACGAGAAAACTATCCTTGcatgtagcaaccaatcacagtgcttctttcattttcccaGAGGAGTGTAACTgcccttaaaaacaactttgcagaaatcaatagtccatgcgaaAATAATAtctaatagattttattaggcaaaacaGCTTCCTCCTGTACTGCTCCTTTATATACACTGCAAGAAATAAAAGACTGATTTTCCTATTAGACCATTTGATAAATAAGACTGCATGTATGTAACCaccttttataaatataaatccaTCATACACTATATGTAACCTCATGCAACCTTGTGTTACAGGTGGACGATGTTCTGCAACTCTGTAgagaatatttaattaaaaaagtcAACGCCAAAAACTGTGTCCGGCTGATGAGCTTTGCTGACCTATTTAGCTGTGAAGAGTTGAAGCAGAGCGCCAAAAGAATGGTAGAACACAAGTTTACCAGTGTGTATCGTCAGGATGCATTTATGCAGCTATCAAGTGAACTTTTGATAGATCTTGTAAGCAGTGACAATCTGAATGTGGAAAAGGAAGAGACTGTTAGAGAGGCCGCAATGTCATGGCTAGATTACAACACAGTGTCACGCTCACAATACTTGTCCACCGTGCTAAGCCACCTACGTATTGATGCTCTATCTGAGGTAATCCAGCGGGAATGGTTCCAAGGTTTACCACCAAATGATAAGTCTGTAGTAGTTCAAGGACTTTACAAATCAATGCCCAGATTCTTTAAACCAAGGCTTGGCATGACAAAAGAggagatgataataataatagaagCGGCTCTGGAAAACCCTGGTTGTTACTCCACAATCTGTTACAGTCCTCAAGCAGAGAAGGTTTACAAGCTTTGCAACCCACCCTCTGAGCTACTTAAAGTGGGGGCTGTTGTGTCTCCTGATAATGATATTTACATTGCTGGAGGGCAAGTGCCCTTAAAGAATGCCAAAAGCAATCATAACAAGCCAGGCAAAATTCAGGCTACTTTTCGGAGTGTAAATAGTTTTTATTGGCTTGATGCCCAGCAGAATACTTGGATTCCAAAGACACCCATGTTATGTGTTCGTGTAAAGCCTTCGCTGGTGTGGTGTGATGGATACATCTATGCAATAGGAGGTGATAGTGTTGGCGGAGAACTTAATCGAAGGACCGTGGAAAGATATGACTGTGAGAAGGATGAGTGGACATTGGTGAGCCCTCTTCCAAGTGCATTTCAGTGGAGTCTTGCTGTCGTAGTGCATGATTGCATTTATGTCATGGCATATAACCTGACATACTGCTTCATTCCACGGTCTGGTATTTGGGTAGAAATGGCCAAGAGGCAATCTAGCAGGTGCTTTGCATCTGCTGCAGCCTTTGACGGCAAAATCTTCTACCTCGGAGGCCTGCAAACAGACAACAATTCTGGTGTACGGCTGCCATCCAGCACTTTGGATGGTTCTTCCGTTGCAGTTGAAGTGTACGATGTGCATAAGAATGAATGGTACATGGCAGCCAATATTCCCGCCAAACGATTTGCTGATCCCTGTGTTCGAGCAGTGGTCATCTCAAATTCCTTGTGTGTTTTTATCAGAGAGACACACATGAACGAAAAAGCAAAATACGCCATTTATCAATATGACATGGACCTTGACCAGTGGTTTTTGCGTCAGCAGATTTCTGAGCGTGTGCTGTGGGACTTGGGAAAAGAGTTTCGATGCACTGTAGGAAAACTCTACCCATCATGTCTAGAAGTATCTCCATGGAAACCCCTAACACATGTTTTTTCACAAGATGGTGCAGATGACTTTGAACTTGATGGAAACATGGTTACATTACCCCCAGTATAGCTGTCTACAAGCAAGAAACTGCGTGTATGCATGGCTCTGTTTCCGCAATGAGAATTCTTTAGAACTACAGAAGTGGGCTTGGAGAAATAAGTTTGCATTGCTTACTATTCAAACCTTATTTTTATGCCCTACGTAATATTTGTAACCTTTTAATGCATTTATATAGGGAGATATGCTTCCATTATCAGAAATATTTGACCAGCTGATGGGAAAAGAAAACTTTATATATTCCAGCCTTAGCATTCAGTTTACGAAGAGTATTTACAATGTATCTGTGATGTTTTTCTTCTTCCCCTTCCTTTATTGCAAAACTTGCGAGTTTTAAAATCCACAAACTATTAATGGAATTGTAACTATAGATGCTTTCTGAGAAAAATCTTCCATTATCCATATTCCTTTTTAGTTAGCTATCCAGCTTGTGTGCTGGACTATTCATACATATGTGCAGTGTGACCCAGTCTATTTTGTATCTATATGCCTCTCCAGGGGTAAATGtgcttacttaaagggaatgtatcacctaataTCTCTTCTACTGATTAGTcggaaactaattttttttttctattttctgatttcattttttttttgtacattatggggTCGGCCAacttgcctaagctgtttttaacagcatttagtgacatgctttacagcaagaattATGGGCTCACATGTCACCAtaatgctgtatagatcactttacagcagtcttctcttatcactacagacagacTAGGAAGGCTTAGTTTTGGCCCccgtggtgagaatgaaaactacaaaatttaatgattattttataatatagatagaaaaatggaaaattagaaaaaattctttaaaaatatgtttaacataaaaactagagatgagtgaacctcgagcatgctcgagtccatccgagcctgatcgttcggcatttgattagcggtggcagctgaagttggataatgccatgaggctatgtggaaaacatggatatagtcactggctgtatccatgttttcaagacaaccttagagctttatccaacttaagcagccaccactaatcaaatgccgaacaatcaggttCAGATgtactcgagcatgttcgaggttcgctcatctccaataaaaacataattgaaagaatgtcattttctgatgacacattccctttaaataggacAACTTATGTTCTTAAAATCTCAAGATTGCCTCCTCAGTACACTTACTACTGTATAAATAGCTTTTTTCTTTCTATAATATTTACTCCAAAAACAGGCATAACTCTAGTGGCGTGATTTCATCTCTAGAAAGAACAGATTTCAAGCTTTGTTTCCCCTCAGTGCTATGTAACAAGCTTAACATGTGATGTAAACTTATGACCCAGAGCAAGCTTGACTTGGAAGTAGTCAATGAAATATGCAGATAACCtgcaaactttttattttttacaaagtgATTTATCACCAAAGTCCCACTTTAACAAGtaacctatattatatatacatatataaatatattttttgctaAATTTAAACTTTCCTGCTGGGGAAATGTAGTGTTTCACTTGGTAACACAGGTCAATAAAATGACTGCAGGCTCAGTCAGGCTGTGCAAGGAGCATGTGTTTATGTTGTCAATAACCTGTACCTTTCTGTTGTAGAATACAGGTCTTCCAATATGGCCTTGTAACGTTCTTTCTGGCGTAACTGGGCATCCAACCTATTTGCCAGCCCCTCATAGTACGGGTCCCTGTGGAGCTTTAACCCTTTTATGGCAACAGCGCTGTAAATGGATTAAACAAATGGAGCACTCACCCTCTGTAATAGTGATGGGAGCTCACTCATTCAGAAAACTGCTGCTGTCTTTCTTTCCCTTCCCACATTTGTACATTTAGCGTTGGATTACCAGGTCTTATCATTTTTAACTTAACAAGCATTTACTGTAGTGTGATTGTGTATTGGTATACCCtagtttttcgtttttttttttcttctggggaAGGGAAACAAACTGTTCAGGAATAATGTACTTGGCACTCTTAAGTGCACGAGAGAGCAGATGCCCTTGTGCTGCTCTGGCATTACTATCAATCCCAGGAACCACTAGCAGTAGAGGGGCACCGTTGCCAACTCAACATGAGCACAGGTGCTTCATGACAAACCCTACTAGCATGTTCAGCTGCATCATGTTCTGGCACTGTATTTTGAATGAccttaatttattaaaaaatattaaaattaatgTGGTGGTGTGATTGTTTGAATggacagtatgtttttttttttttgtttttttttactttgtaaccTATGATTCCTGTCTTAAGACGTGCCTATACTACTTGTTTTTATGACCATACTGGGAAACCAGTGACTTGCAGACAAGCTTGAGTAGGTAGATTATAGCTTTCTAAAGATACGTTCTTGACTATATAACTGCTGCAAGAGTGAGCTGCCTCATGTATTTATTTGCATTATTATTGTCCAGTTACAAAAGTAGTATTTAGTTtagactgctttttttttttttttttattctaaaaagaaaaattttgatttccgatgccttcTTTTTTGGGTATCACTTCTAATCGCTTTTGCTAGTATCCGtctgagaatgaatggagattTAATCATAGAGAACATAAATAGCACACACATTTCTGTCCTATTTTTTTGGGGAGGACACAGACTTTAATTGTCCCAATTTTTTGCAGATACAAGTGTCTTATATGGCTCAATAAATCTGGGTATAAACTTGCAGTAGGTGATCATGAAGTAGCTGAAGGTAAAATAGATATTATGTTATATGAAGTATAAACACATTATTTCCTTTCTACATACTTAACCCTTTTCTATTCTCTTAAACAAGTGTACTAATATAAATCAACTATGTGGTCATAGGAGCCATACCCACCCCAACTTTGGGTGTTTGCCCTGTTATGGGGGATTTCTTTTGATATCGGCTGTTTGACCTCTTAGATGCCACAATTAAAAGGGTAGTCTCATCTCAAAGATTAGTGTCTTAATTGTAGCTCATGGAAAGTTTTACACTTTAGCAAACCTGATGCAAATATTcaccccgctgcgagtttgtaaaATCCGCCCCTTTAACCCAAAGTGACCCGGTGAATACATTACCGGTCCATGCTCCGACCTTTttctggcagcacagagcaccgattggctgagcgggacgccaggatgccgggagccccagaagcaagccggagcgtgtactcaatgcgagtatgtaatcctattaaaACTAACAGTatgggaatcacagcggatttccctgcaaaattgcagtgtgaaatcGCTGCTATtccattatgtgtgaacccaccctaacagctTATtgcctaggttacagaccactgcACAGCTCTGGAAGCATTGACCAGGCTTCTGCCATCTATCCTTCTCTctgctgtgtgcaggagagggCTGGATGGTAATAAGTACATTGGCTTCACTGTCTGCTGGCCCTTATTTCTTCTCTCTGAGCAAACATCTTCAATGACAGCTCCAGGCATATATGGGGCTCATGCAGAGCACTTGTAGCCTCACATGGCAACTTTATAACTGTGGGGTTGATgtcacacacagaatttttggaaaactgccactgcagtttttgagccaaaactaaGTAGATTCGAAATGACTGAGAGCAATAAAGAGAGGACTTTACTACTACTTCCTCCTGGATCCACCAtgggctttggctcaaaaactttaatggcagttttattaaaaaaaaaacacagcttcaGCAGTACACAATTTACTCTTTTAGAGCCTGGTTGCCTGAAGGATCAGTCAAGTAAAAGCACaccgtacaaaaaaaaaaaaaaaagtggcagcaGACTTTGCTCATGACAGAGGTAAAGGgattggaatacccttttaatagcATACAAGCTATCTAAGTGGCTTAACAGAGGAAGTAGAGCAtggcagatttgaagccaaagccagagactataaacacagattaggttataaaggaaagcctgatttcctcttttcaaatccattcctggctttggcttaaaatctttggcagatctgtCATAATATTTCAGTGTAATTGAACCCTTAAGATATGTCATGTACATGAATCTATTAGGCGCTGCGTAAGGCATGGTCTAACAtgctgcctgtcattgcaacACTGGCAAGCATAATACATAGATTGATTGAGAATTTTCAGTGTAGTAGAGCAGCAGAGGATgttctttaaataaataaataaaaaaaaaaaaaaaaaaatcacagaaaaatacatgaaaaaaataCCCTGTCACTGCAATCAGCTCTATGAAGTGAACTTGTTTTCTATCTCGAGCAGTGAAAGCAGGAAgtgaggttgaaaaaaaaaatgagcagCAAGAAATACTGTTGCTTTCCTTGAAGGGGATAAAATTCTGTTGTATACTCTAAAGGAGCAGAGTATATATTGCGCCAACTGATTTCACAGCACTTCACCTAGATTTgcccattttgcaaaaaaaaaagaaaaaaaaagtatacatgcaCGAGAATGGGCTCTAATAAGGGTCATTGTGtttcaaaataaagaaaaaaaatacatatattacaaGGATTGTGCTTGGGATGCCATGGcacaaataaaggaaaaaaatgtaaaggtTTTTACTGTGGAAAAATAGTAAAAAGTTTGATACTGCCATAAGAACTTAAAAAGTATAGTTGTTATCCGGGGAACAgcataaaaaagtaaaacatacATACGTTGTTGggtgtttttaaaaataaaaataattccgttgctcgtacccgCTCACAGTAGCGGGCATATCCGCctatgccatagacaccattctatggctgggtggattccgccatcctttgaaagaattgacatatcattCCTTTTGGTAGACAGAGGAATTCGACCGCCCATAGAAGTGAGTCTATGGGGCAGGCGGAGATGCACCCCGCCGTGAGCGGGTACGAGCTAGGGAATTCGTTGGAACTTATCCGCGCAGATTCCTTAGTGTGATCCCACCCTTTGTGAGTGTTTCCGTctttttagctaaaaaaaaaaaaatgaacatctaAACCCACGATTTCTTTCTGATGCATATCATGCCTTACCTGGCATTGGATTATTTTAGGTATTTCTTTGTCTATTTACAAGAGCTCATTTTCTGTCatacttttatatatttatttgctaTATACAAGTGTCTGAAGTAACAGATTTTGACCAAATACTAAACTTCTCCACCAGATGGATGTTTTCCTGCCTTATACTATCTTTCGCTTACTTCATTGCAGGTTACCTATGAATAAGAGTTCTTGCTAACTTGAAATGCGTAAGTGAATATGTGGAATTTAATGGATCTAAAACTAAGCATTGCCTTTTTATGGTTGATATGGATGTTTGCCTTTTCATGGTTTCACATTACAGCACTGTTTTTCTAGTGGTTTAAAGACCTATTGCAATCCCTAGAATGATTTAATGGGCAAATCTTACCTCacaatcatagaaacatagaagattgttggcagaaaaagaccacttggtccatctagtctgcctttttagtatttcctttcttattatattaggatagatatgtgtttatcccaggcaggtttacattcagatattgtagatttaacaaccacatctgctggaagtttgttcttagcatctactactctttcagttatgtaatattttctcatgttgcttctgatatttcccccaactaacctcattgtgtcctcttgttcttaatttttttcctaaaaaaacaaaaaacaacaacatatttcaatcatgccccccttctttcctccacattatacagattcaaatccttaaaggagaagtccggcgaaaatgtttattaaagtattgtattgcccccaaaagttatacaaatcaccaatataacacttatcacaggaaatgcttagaaagtgcttttttacctgcacttactactgcattaaggcttcacttcctggataaaatgttgatgtcacgacccgactcccagagctgtgcgggctgtggctgctggagaggatgatgggagggggatgctcagtgtccctccagtgccctgtgtccctcagtgacaccctgccatcatcctctccagcagccacagcctgcacagctctggaaatcaggtcgtgacatcaccattttatccaggaagtaaagcctggatgcagtagtaagtgcagggaaaaaagcacttta contains these protein-coding regions:
- the KBTBD2 gene encoding kelch repeat and BTB domain-containing protein 2; protein product: MSTQDERQINTEYAVSLLEQLKLFYEQQLLTDIVLIVEGTEFPCHKMVLATCSSYFRAMFMSGLSESKQTHVHLRNVDAASLQIIITYAYTGNLAINESTVEQLYETACFLQVDDVLQLCREYLIKKVNAKNCVRLMSFADLFSCEELKQSAKRMVEHKFTSVYRQDAFMQLSSELLIDLVSSDNLNVEKEETVREAAMSWLDYNTVSRSQYLSTVLSHLRIDALSEVIQREWFQGLPPNDKSVVVQGLYKSMPRFFKPRLGMTKEEMIIIIEAALENPGCYSTICYSPQAEKVYKLCNPPSELLKVGAVVSPDNDIYIAGGQVPLKNAKSNHNKPGKIQATFRSVNSFYWLDAQQNTWIPKTPMLCVRVKPSLVWCDGYIYAIGGDSVGGELNRRTVERYDCEKDEWTLVSPLPSAFQWSLAVVVHDCIYVMAYNLTYCFIPRSGIWVEMAKRQSSRCFASAAAFDGKIFYLGGLQTDNNSGVRLPSSTLDGSSVAVEVYDVHKNEWYMAANIPAKRFADPCVRAVVISNSLCVFIRETHMNEKAKYAIYQYDMDLDQWFLRQQISERVLWDLGKEFRCTVGKLYPSCLEVSPWKPLTHVFSQDGADDFELDGNMVTLPPV